The Salvia miltiorrhiza cultivar Shanhuang (shh) chromosome 1, IMPLAD_Smil_shh, whole genome shotgun sequence genome has a window encoding:
- the LOC130989264 gene encoding triphosphate tunnel metalloenzyme 3 has product MEVEVKLRLPNKAAHQKLLASLSPFHTTTHHQHNTFYDGTAGELSSRRAVLRLRFHEEPVLPKCFVTLKANAVLANGVSRVEEDEEELDYSIGKACSADPQKLNDADSRVLRRVKEEFGIESYVSLGGFKNVRNVYEWKGVELEIDEVNYEFGDMYEIECESVEPDKVKGMITDFLKENGIEYSDSQMSKFAIFRAGKLPS; this is encoded by the exons ATGGAGGTCGAAGTGAAGCTCCGATTGCCCAACAAAGCCGCCCACCAGAAGCTCCTCGCCTCGCTCTCCCCATTCCACACCACCACTCACCACCAGCACAACACCTTCTACGACGGCACGGCCGGCGAGCTGAGCTCCCGGAGAGCCGTCCTCCGCCTTCGCTTCCACGAGGAGCCCGTCCTCCCCAAATGTTTCGTCACCCTCAAGGCCAACGCCGTACTAGCTAACGGCGTCAGCCGCGTCGAGGAGGACGAGGAAGAGCTGGACTACTCGATCGGGAAGGCGTGCTCTGCGGACCCCCAGAAGCTCAACGATGCCGATTCTAGGGTTTTGCGGAGGGTGAAGGAGGAATTTGGGATCGAGAGTTATGTGAGTTTGGGGGGATTCAAGAATGTGAGGAATGTGTATGAGTGGAAAGGGGTGGAGCtggagattgatgaagttaaCTACGAATTTGGGGATATGTACGAGATTGAGTGTGAGAGCGTAGAGCCTGACAAAGTTAAGGGAATGATCACCGACTTCTTGAAGGAAAATGGAATTGAATACTCTGATTCTCAAATGTCCAAGTTTGCTATATTTCGCGCTGGAAAGTTGCCTTCTTA G
- the LOC130989273 gene encoding phosphopantothenoylcysteine decarboxylase subunit VHS3-like, with the protein MEVAKLSSDVKQLALCSFVEAAVVNTLWAAQNSLTCLLMLTGSLLKDELPDWIGRFPVEELHRVEKPGLGNKDGSDTEDDDEDEDDDNAEPDDDAGDEDFSGGEEGEDDDEGDPEEDAEANGDGGSDDEDDDDDDGDDEDEDGDDDEDEEEDEDEEDQPPAKKRK; encoded by the exons ATGGAGGTGGCAAAGCTGAGCTCTGATGTGAAGCAGCTCGCTCTGTGCTCATTTGTTGAGGCTGCTGTGGTTAATACTCTTTGGGCTGCTCAAAATTCCCTCACTTGCCTTCTCATGCTG ACTGGCTCGCTGCTGAAAGACGAACTACCAGACTGGATTGGAAG GTTTCCGGTGGAGGAGCTTCATAGAGTTGAAAAGCCTGGACTCGGAAACAAAGATGGAAGCGATACagaggatgatgatgaagatgaagatgatgacaATGCTGAGCCTGATGATGATGCTGGTGACGAGGACTTTTCAGGCGGGGAAGAAGGCGAGGATGATGATGAAGGGGATCCTGAGGAGGACGCCGAGGCTAATGGTGACGGAGGGAGTGACGACGAagacgacgatgatgatgatggagACGACGAGGATGAGGACGGGGACGATGATGAGGACGAGGAGGAagatgaggatgaggaggatCAACCACCTGCTAAGAAGAGGAAGTGA
- the LOC130989283 gene encoding uncharacterized protein LOC130989283 isoform X2 — protein MSSRLMKKVLHEQSAPLQELDSDDDSDSPESSAPARNLFSLLEDDDDDIGTNSHEAHDDQEKGKDADETSDCDIAGDHPSSERTAFNTVLTRNVKSKKKKKKKKNSNREYSSLVNDSGSSDLKLDNLSLIASSSGHQETSSPAKKKLLNGDGDAKLPRKLSKTSVLEVDPKFLSAENELRRIFGSRVVKSQERNPSPANPRLMRGVRRGNHNLKKTIIISPSQHWPRWDGSLSMELLKTLEGVHYFRYTHSPSYAQAQRAFESAKENHDLNGIASILLNHPYHIDSLTALADYFKFTGEHQMSADATAKSLYAMECAWHPLFTPSKNCQLKYVHDTNKPLFSALFTHMKNMDRRGCHRSALEICKLLLSLDPNDPVGAMFCIDYYALRAEEHDWLEQFAEEYKSDNSLWLFPNFSYSLAICRFYLERKEVLDGGETDVGKATSFELMKQALMLHPSVLKKLVVKVPLNDRKWTSVVKHSFFRSEETGSPSLDHLIAIYIEKSYIIWRLPDLQKLLYDSAISLIEMLEKKESDVNDWACVRKEAFSLEKNEYSHLLVSEFSDSVPTMPPENLQDFIVDQRGGIELPQQIPENHALRDVANRSPLAVLFESILPWIHYGPGDGEDEHHLPEPADED, from the exons ATGTCATCTAGGTTGATGAAAAAGGTGCTTCATGAACAATCAGCGCCACTTCAGGAGCTCGACAGCGATGATGATTCGGATTCGCCCGAATCTTCTGCCCCTGCTCGAAATCTGTTTAGCCTtcttgaagatgacgatgatgatATTGGAACCAACAGCCATGAGGCCCATGACGACCAG GAAAAAGGTAAAGATGCTGATGAGACTTCGGATTGTGATATTGCTGGCGACCATCCCTCATCAGAAAGGACTGCCTTTAACACAGTTCTTACTCGAAATGTcaaatcaaagaaaaagaaaaagaagaagaagaactcaAACAGGGAATATTCATCTCTAGTTAATGATTCTGGATCTTCTGATCTCAAGTTAGACAACTTAAGTTTGATAGCTAGCTCTTCCGGTCATCAAGAGACTTCTTCTCCTGCTAAGAAGAAGTTGCTAAATGGAGATGGTGATGCCAAGTTGCCGCGGAAACTGTCCAAGACTTCTGTACTAGAAGTTGATCCTAAATTTCTCAGTGCAGAAAATGAACTGCGAAGGATATTTGGCTCTAGAGTGGTGAAGTCGCAAGAAAGAAATCCATCACCCGCAAATCCTAGGCTGATGCGTGGTGTTCGACGAGGGAATCATAATCTCAAAAAGACTATCATAATATCTCCATCTCAACATTGGCCACGCTGGGATGGGTCTCTATCAATGGAACTGCTCAAAACTCTTGAGGGTGTTCACTATTTCCG atacACACATTCACCATCATATGCCCAAGCTCAGAGAGCTTTTGAATCTGCCAAGGAGAATCATGATCTTAATGGTATAGCAAGCATTCTGTTGAATCATCCTTATCATATAGACTCACTAACAGCATTAGCGGACTATTTCAAATTCACGGGTGAACACCAGATGTCAGCTGATGCTACTGCAAAGTCTCTGTATGCTATGGAATGTGCATGGCATCCACTATTCACTCCATCAAAAAACTGCCAATTAAAGTACGTTCATGATACGAACAAGCCACTCTTCTCAGCACTTTTTACTCATATGAAAAACATGGACAGGCGTGGTTGCCACAGATCAGCCCTTGAAATATGTAAGCTCTTGCTTTCTCTAGATCCGAATGATCCGGTGGGTGCTATGTTCTGCATTGACTACTATGCTTTGAGAGCAGAGGAGCATGATTGGTTGGAACAGTTTGCAGAAGAATATAAATCTGACAATTCCCTGTGGCTATTTCCTAATTTTTCTTATTCCCTTGCGATTTGCCGGTTTTACCTTGAGCGCAAGGAAGTTTTGGATGGTGGGGAAACCGATGTTGGAAAAGCTACTTCATTTGAACTGATGAAGCAGGCTTTGATGCTCCATCCATCAGTGTTGAAGAAATTGGTGGTGAAGGTACCTCTAAATGATCGGAAGTGGACCAGCGTAGTGAAGCATAGTTTCTTTAGATCTGAAGAAACTGGAAGCCCATCTCTGGATCACTTGATCGCCATATATATTGAGAAGAGTTACATAATATGGAGACTCCCTGATCTGCAGAAACTTTTATATGACTCGGCAATATCATTGATTGAGATGctggaaaagaaagaaagtgaTGTCAATGATTGGGCTTGCGTGAGGAAAGAGGCTTTTTCATTGGAGAAGAATGA GTATTCTCATTTGTTGGTTTCGGAATTCTCTGATTCCGTGCCAACAATGCCACCTGAAAACTTGCAGGACTTTATAGTCGATCAAAGGGGTGGGATCGAGCTCCCTCAACAGATTCCTGAAAACCATGCGCTTCGTGATGTTGCTAACAGAAGTCCACTTGCTGTACTATTCGAGTCGATCCTACCATGGATACATTACGGACCTGGAGACGGGGAGGATGAGCATCATCTACCTGAGCCAGCCGACGAGGATTAG
- the LOC130989283 gene encoding uncharacterized protein LOC130989283 isoform X1, whose product MSSRLMKKVLHEQSAPLQELDSDDDSDSPESSAPARNLFSLLEDDDDDIGTNSHEAHDDQQEKGKDADETSDCDIAGDHPSSERTAFNTVLTRNVKSKKKKKKKKNSNREYSSLVNDSGSSDLKLDNLSLIASSSGHQETSSPAKKKLLNGDGDAKLPRKLSKTSVLEVDPKFLSAENELRRIFGSRVVKSQERNPSPANPRLMRGVRRGNHNLKKTIIISPSQHWPRWDGSLSMELLKTLEGVHYFRYTHSPSYAQAQRAFESAKENHDLNGIASILLNHPYHIDSLTALADYFKFTGEHQMSADATAKSLYAMECAWHPLFTPSKNCQLKYVHDTNKPLFSALFTHMKNMDRRGCHRSALEICKLLLSLDPNDPVGAMFCIDYYALRAEEHDWLEQFAEEYKSDNSLWLFPNFSYSLAICRFYLERKEVLDGGETDVGKATSFELMKQALMLHPSVLKKLVVKVPLNDRKWTSVVKHSFFRSEETGSPSLDHLIAIYIEKSYIIWRLPDLQKLLYDSAISLIEMLEKKESDVNDWACVRKEAFSLEKNEYSHLLVSEFSDSVPTMPPENLQDFIVDQRGGIELPQQIPENHALRDVANRSPLAVLFESILPWIHYGPGDGEDEHHLPEPADED is encoded by the exons ATGTCATCTAGGTTGATGAAAAAGGTGCTTCATGAACAATCAGCGCCACTTCAGGAGCTCGACAGCGATGATGATTCGGATTCGCCCGAATCTTCTGCCCCTGCTCGAAATCTGTTTAGCCTtcttgaagatgacgatgatgatATTGGAACCAACAGCCATGAGGCCCATGACGACCAG CAGGAAAAAGGTAAAGATGCTGATGAGACTTCGGATTGTGATATTGCTGGCGACCATCCCTCATCAGAAAGGACTGCCTTTAACACAGTTCTTACTCGAAATGTcaaatcaaagaaaaagaaaaagaagaagaagaactcaAACAGGGAATATTCATCTCTAGTTAATGATTCTGGATCTTCTGATCTCAAGTTAGACAACTTAAGTTTGATAGCTAGCTCTTCCGGTCATCAAGAGACTTCTTCTCCTGCTAAGAAGAAGTTGCTAAATGGAGATGGTGATGCCAAGTTGCCGCGGAAACTGTCCAAGACTTCTGTACTAGAAGTTGATCCTAAATTTCTCAGTGCAGAAAATGAACTGCGAAGGATATTTGGCTCTAGAGTGGTGAAGTCGCAAGAAAGAAATCCATCACCCGCAAATCCTAGGCTGATGCGTGGTGTTCGACGAGGGAATCATAATCTCAAAAAGACTATCATAATATCTCCATCTCAACATTGGCCACGCTGGGATGGGTCTCTATCAATGGAACTGCTCAAAACTCTTGAGGGTGTTCACTATTTCCG atacACACATTCACCATCATATGCCCAAGCTCAGAGAGCTTTTGAATCTGCCAAGGAGAATCATGATCTTAATGGTATAGCAAGCATTCTGTTGAATCATCCTTATCATATAGACTCACTAACAGCATTAGCGGACTATTTCAAATTCACGGGTGAACACCAGATGTCAGCTGATGCTACTGCAAAGTCTCTGTATGCTATGGAATGTGCATGGCATCCACTATTCACTCCATCAAAAAACTGCCAATTAAAGTACGTTCATGATACGAACAAGCCACTCTTCTCAGCACTTTTTACTCATATGAAAAACATGGACAGGCGTGGTTGCCACAGATCAGCCCTTGAAATATGTAAGCTCTTGCTTTCTCTAGATCCGAATGATCCGGTGGGTGCTATGTTCTGCATTGACTACTATGCTTTGAGAGCAGAGGAGCATGATTGGTTGGAACAGTTTGCAGAAGAATATAAATCTGACAATTCCCTGTGGCTATTTCCTAATTTTTCTTATTCCCTTGCGATTTGCCGGTTTTACCTTGAGCGCAAGGAAGTTTTGGATGGTGGGGAAACCGATGTTGGAAAAGCTACTTCATTTGAACTGATGAAGCAGGCTTTGATGCTCCATCCATCAGTGTTGAAGAAATTGGTGGTGAAGGTACCTCTAAATGATCGGAAGTGGACCAGCGTAGTGAAGCATAGTTTCTTTAGATCTGAAGAAACTGGAAGCCCATCTCTGGATCACTTGATCGCCATATATATTGAGAAGAGTTACATAATATGGAGACTCCCTGATCTGCAGAAACTTTTATATGACTCGGCAATATCATTGATTGAGATGctggaaaagaaagaaagtgaTGTCAATGATTGGGCTTGCGTGAGGAAAGAGGCTTTTTCATTGGAGAAGAATGA GTATTCTCATTTGTTGGTTTCGGAATTCTCTGATTCCGTGCCAACAATGCCACCTGAAAACTTGCAGGACTTTATAGTCGATCAAAGGGGTGGGATCGAGCTCCCTCAACAGATTCCTGAAAACCATGCGCTTCGTGATGTTGCTAACAGAAGTCCACTTGCTGTACTATTCGAGTCGATCCTACCATGGATACATTACGGACCTGGAGACGGGGAGGATGAGCATCATCTACCTGAGCCAGCCGACGAGGATTAG